The Streptomyces sp. NBC_01353 genome contains a region encoding:
- the lgt gene encoding prolipoprotein diacylglyceryl transferase encodes MDLAYIPSPSTGVLNLGPVPLRGYAFCIIIGVFVAVWYGNKRWIARGGKAGTVADIAVWAVPFGLVGGRLYHVITDYQLYFSEGENWVDAFKIWEGGLGIWGAIALGAVGAWIGCRRRGIPLPAYADAIAPGIAFAQAIGRWGNWFNQELYGKPTTLPWGLEISAGANREEGIYHPTFLYESLWCIGVALLVIWADRRFKMGHGRAFALYVAAYCTGRAWIEYMRVDEAHHVLGLRLNVWTAIVVFVLAVAYIVISSRVRPGREEIVEPDRDKPAVEKGATDKDGEGSEADASVEEPEDAPGTLSEESTDEPAGNGAGKG; translated from the coding sequence ATGGACCTTGCCTACATTCCCAGCCCGTCGACCGGAGTCCTGAACCTCGGACCGGTTCCGCTGCGCGGCTATGCCTTCTGCATCATCATCGGTGTCTTCGTCGCCGTCTGGTACGGCAACAAGCGCTGGATCGCCCGGGGCGGCAAAGCCGGCACCGTGGCCGACATCGCCGTCTGGGCGGTGCCTTTCGGCCTCGTCGGCGGCCGGCTCTACCACGTGATCACCGACTACCAGCTGTACTTCAGCGAGGGTGAGAACTGGGTCGACGCCTTCAAGATCTGGGAGGGCGGCCTCGGCATCTGGGGCGCCATCGCGCTCGGCGCGGTGGGCGCCTGGATCGGCTGCCGCCGGCGCGGCATCCCGCTGCCGGCGTACGCGGACGCCATCGCGCCCGGTATCGCCTTCGCCCAGGCCATCGGCCGCTGGGGCAACTGGTTCAACCAGGAGCTGTACGGCAAGCCGACCACCCTTCCGTGGGGTCTGGAGATCTCCGCCGGCGCGAACCGTGAGGAAGGGATCTACCACCCGACCTTCCTGTACGAGTCGCTGTGGTGCATCGGTGTCGCGCTCCTGGTCATCTGGGCCGACCGCCGCTTCAAGATGGGCCACGGCCGGGCTTTCGCGCTGTACGTCGCCGCGTACTGCACGGGCCGGGCGTGGATCGAGTACATGCGGGTCGACGAGGCGCACCACGTCCTCGGCCTGCGGCTGAACGTCTGGACGGCGATCGTCGTCTTCGTCCTGGCCGTCGCCTACATCGTGATCTCGTCGCGGGTCCGCCCGGGACGGGAGGAGATCGTGGAGCCGGATCGGGACAAGCCCGCGGTCGAGAAGGGCGCGACCGACAAGGACGGTGAGGGCTCCGAGGCCGACGCCTCCGTGGAGGAGCCCGAGGACGCGCCGGGGACCCTCAGCGAGGAGTCGACCGACGAGCCGGCCGGGAACGGCGCGGGCAAGGGCTGA
- a CDS encoding CoA transferase produces MTRSATPSPLQGLRVLDLATLFAGPLAAMMLGDFGADVIKIEHPRKPDPSRGHGPAKGGVGLWWKVLGRNKRTITLDLSTPGGRDTLLRLAADADVIVENFRPGTLERWGLGWEELSTVNPELVLARVTGFGQFGPYSHRPGFGTLAEAMSGFASITGEPDGPPTLPPFGLADSIAALATAYAVMTALTARTTTGRGQVVDMAIIEPMLSVIGPHPLWYDQLGYVQPRTGNRSRNNAPRNTYRTADDSWVAVSTSAQSIAERVMRLVGRPELIDEHWFADGASRAAHADVLDDAVGSWIARHTRDEAMAAFEKAEAAIAPVYDIRDVMADPQYRALDTVTEVPDPELGPIRMQNVLFRLSETPGGIRWAGRPHGADTAEVLAEVGLSPAEIGALRSEGAV; encoded by the coding sequence ATGACCCGCTCCGCCACTCCTTCCCCTCTCCAGGGCCTGCGGGTCCTCGATCTCGCCACGCTCTTCGCCGGGCCTCTCGCGGCGATGATGCTCGGAGACTTCGGCGCGGACGTCATCAAGATCGAGCACCCCCGCAAGCCCGACCCCTCCCGTGGCCACGGCCCGGCCAAGGGCGGTGTCGGTCTGTGGTGGAAGGTCCTCGGCCGCAACAAGCGGACCATCACCCTCGATCTCTCCACCCCCGGCGGCCGGGACACCCTCCTGCGGCTCGCCGCCGACGCCGATGTGATCGTCGAGAACTTCCGCCCCGGCACCCTCGAACGCTGGGGTCTGGGATGGGAGGAACTGTCCACCGTCAACCCGGAGTTGGTCCTGGCCCGGGTCACCGGCTTCGGCCAGTTCGGCCCGTACTCCCACCGTCCCGGCTTCGGCACCCTCGCCGAGGCGATGAGCGGCTTCGCCTCGATCACCGGCGAGCCGGACGGCCCGCCCACCCTTCCCCCCTTCGGTCTGGCCGACTCGATCGCCGCCCTGGCGACGGCGTACGCGGTGATGACCGCGCTCACCGCAAGGACCACGACCGGCCGCGGCCAGGTCGTCGACATGGCGATCATCGAACCGATGCTCTCCGTCATCGGACCCCACCCCCTCTGGTACGACCAACTCGGCTACGTCCAGCCCCGCACCGGCAACCGCTCCCGCAACAACGCCCCGCGCAACACGTACCGCACCGCCGACGACTCCTGGGTCGCCGTCTCCACCTCCGCCCAGTCGATCGCCGAACGCGTGATGCGGCTCGTCGGCCGCCCCGAGCTGATCGACGAGCACTGGTTCGCCGACGGGGCGAGCCGGGCCGCCCACGCGGACGTCCTCGACGACGCGGTCGGCTCCTGGATCGCCCGCCACACCCGCGACGAGGCCATGGCCGCCTTCGAGAAGGCGGAGGCCGCGATCGCGCCCGTCTACGACATCCGGGACGTGATGGCCGATCCGCAGTACCGCGCGCTGGACACCGTCACCGAGGTCCCGGACCCCGAGCTGGGCCCGATCCGTATGCAGAACGTCCTCTTCCGGCTCTCCGAGACGCCCGGCGGGATCCGCTGGGCCGGCCGGCCGCACGGCGCGGACACGGCCGAGGTCCTCGCCGAGGTCGGTCTCTCCCCGGCCGAGATCGGCGCCCTGCGAAGCGAAGGAGCCGTATGA
- the trpA gene encoding tryptophan synthase subunit alpha, producing MSGNIQLLSDTLAKAKAENRAALIAYLPAGFPTVDGGIEAIKAVFDGGADIVEVGLPHSDPVLDGPVIQTADDIALRGGVRIADVMRTVREAFAATGKPVLVMTYWNPIDRYGVERFTEELAAAGGAGCILPDLPVQESATWREHAEKHGLATVFVVAPSSKDARLATITAAGSGFVYAASLMGVTGTRESVGAEAADLVRRTRATSDLPVCVGLGVSNAEQAKEVAAFADGVIVGSAFVKRMLDADDEAAGLAAVRELAGELAEGVRRVS from the coding sequence GTGAGCGGGAACATTCAGCTGCTCAGCGACACCCTGGCCAAGGCCAAGGCCGAGAACCGCGCGGCTCTCATCGCCTACCTCCCGGCCGGATTCCCGACCGTGGACGGCGGCATCGAGGCGATCAAGGCCGTCTTCGACGGCGGCGCCGACATCGTCGAGGTCGGGCTCCCGCACAGCGACCCGGTCCTGGACGGCCCCGTCATCCAGACGGCCGACGACATCGCCCTGCGCGGCGGCGTCCGGATCGCCGACGTCATGCGCACGGTGCGCGAAGCCTTCGCCGCCACCGGGAAGCCGGTGCTGGTCATGACGTACTGGAACCCGATCGACCGCTACGGCGTCGAGCGGTTCACCGAGGAGCTGGCCGCGGCCGGCGGCGCGGGCTGCATCCTGCCCGACCTTCCGGTCCAGGAGTCCGCGACCTGGCGCGAGCACGCCGAGAAGCACGGTCTCGCCACCGTCTTCGTCGTCGCGCCGAGCAGCAAGGACGCGCGGCTCGCCACCATCACGGCAGCCGGCTCCGGCTTCGTCTACGCCGCCTCGCTGATGGGCGTCACCGGCACCCGCGAGTCGGTCGGTGCCGAGGCCGCCGATCTCGTCCGCCGCACCCGCGCCACCTCCGACCTCCCCGTCTGCGTCGGACTCGGCGTCTCCAACGCCGAGCAGGCCAAGGAGGTCGCGGCCTTCGCCGACGGCGTCATCGTCGGCTCCGCGTTCGTCAAGCGGATGCTCGACGCCGACGACGAGGCGGCCGGGCTCGCCGCCGTAAGGGAACTGGCGGGCGAACTCGCCGAGGGCGTGCGGCGCGTTTCGTAA
- a CDS encoding thioredoxin domain-containing protein: MSQKNSDGKGSARERLQQQREREKARDKQRRVLIVSAAVVGVLGLAAVVGVIAANSGDKDSGSDKAGPVVAPTGAIEGDKPAVPTGKSDAPSTLAIWEDFRCPACASFENAFRDTIHELEASGALKTEYHLATLIDGNMGGSGSLRAANAAACAQDAGKFTAYHDVLYINQPPETDDAFGSNDKLIELAAKVPGLDTPAFRSCVEDGTHDSWVGKSNDAFRSSDFRGTPSVLLNGESIFPNKGDEQISPENLKKWVAEANKGKKPGTASPTS, encoded by the coding sequence GTGAGCCAGAAGAACAGTGACGGGAAAGGGAGCGCGCGGGAGCGCCTCCAGCAGCAGCGCGAGCGAGAGAAGGCCCGGGATAAGCAGCGGCGCGTCCTGATCGTGTCGGCCGCGGTCGTCGGCGTCCTCGGCCTGGCCGCGGTCGTCGGAGTGATCGCCGCCAACAGCGGGGACAAGGACAGCGGCTCGGACAAGGCGGGCCCGGTCGTGGCCCCGACGGGCGCGATCGAGGGCGACAAGCCGGCCGTCCCGACGGGGAAGTCGGACGCCCCGTCGACGCTGGCGATCTGGGAGGACTTCCGCTGCCCGGCCTGCGCGTCCTTCGAGAACGCCTTCCGGGACACCATCCACGAGCTCGAGGCCTCCGGCGCGCTCAAGACGGAGTACCACCTCGCCACCCTCATCGACGGGAACATGGGCGGCAGCGGCTCCCTGCGCGCGGCGAACGCCGCCGCGTGCGCCCAGGACGCGGGAAAGTTCACCGCGTACCACGACGTGCTGTACATCAACCAGCCGCCGGAGACCGACGACGCCTTCGGCAGCAACGACAAGCTGATCGAGCTCGCGGCGAAGGTGCCGGGGCTCGACACGCCGGCCTTCCGCAGCTGTGTCGAGGACGGCACGCACGACAGCTGGGTGGGGAAGTCGAACGACGCCTTCCGCAGCAGCGACTTCCGGGGCACACCCTCCGTGCTGCTCAACGGAGAATCGATCTTCCCGAACAAGGGGGACGAACAGATCTCCCCGGAGAACCTGAAGAAGTGGGTCGCCGAGGCGAACAAGGGCAAGAAGCCGGGCACGGCCTCGCCCACGAGCTGA
- a CDS encoding aldolase/citrate lyase family protein, translating into MSGTPFPLTWLYAPGDRPAVVQKALVSGADVVIVDLEDAVAPERKAYALAATVDLLTDPHPVPVHVRIHAPHDIPPLAPLPGLSGFRVPKVTHATDIHRIAGAVPGIPLFPLLENALALEHAYAIASADPAVHGIALGEADLRADLGVRDECGLDWPRSRLVVAARAAALPPPAQSVHPDIRDLDSLAASCARGRALGFMGRAAIHPRQLPVIEQAYLPNPDEVAAAEEVVKAAETTEGALALPDGRFIDAAVVEGARRILTLAARA; encoded by the coding sequence ATGAGCGGTACGCCCTTCCCCCTCACCTGGCTGTACGCCCCCGGGGACCGCCCCGCCGTCGTCCAGAAGGCCCTGGTCTCCGGCGCGGACGTGGTGATCGTCGATCTGGAGGACGCGGTGGCGCCGGAGCGCAAGGCGTACGCCCTGGCCGCCACCGTCGACCTGCTGACGGACCCGCACCCCGTTCCGGTCCATGTCCGCATCCACGCACCACACGACATCCCCCCTCTGGCGCCCCTCCCCGGGCTCAGCGGCTTCCGTGTTCCCAAGGTGACACACGCCACTGACATCCACCGGATCGCCGGAGCGGTCCCCGGCATCCCGCTCTTCCCGCTCCTGGAGAACGCCCTGGCGCTCGAGCACGCCTATGCCATCGCGTCGGCCGACCCCGCCGTCCACGGCATCGCCCTCGGGGAGGCGGATCTCCGCGCCGATCTGGGAGTGCGGGACGAATGCGGACTGGACTGGCCGCGCAGCCGTCTCGTGGTCGCCGCCCGCGCGGCGGCCCTCCCGCCCCCGGCCCAGTCGGTCCACCCCGACATCCGCGACCTGGACAGCCTGGCGGCGAGCTGTGCGCGGGGCCGCGCCCTGGGCTTCATGGGCCGGGCGGCGATCCACCCCCGCCAGCTCCCGGTCATCGAGCAGGCGTACCTCCCGAACCCCGACGAGGTCGCCGCGGCCGAGGAGGTCGTCAAGGCCGCGGAGACGACGGAGGGTGCCCTCGCCCTCCCGGACGGCCGCTTCATCGACGCGGCGGTCGTGGAGGGCGCCCGTCGCATCCTGACCCTGGCGGCAAGGGCCTGA